Proteins encoded by one window of Hylaeus volcanicus isolate JK05 chromosome 7, UHH_iyHylVolc1.0_haploid, whole genome shotgun sequence:
- the LOC128880313 gene encoding uncharacterized protein LOC128880313 isoform X4: MPSENREQRSRSGASGGQDASKDFEPRPRGSMIPLPRATQTAPINPTNPKTAKTEKNRLKLIMENRGTTDVFEKERRIDEDTGAVYRVSCARESRYCDLSCDAYRCPARKEDAEGCCKRAERLLSEECRVSHEPVGVGVEGVCSWRGQRRPHGIEIPTPLASVAAHELESSVNGAAFNPVVVAAAAGSARCSTSRNALKTSSSCSSASVNAANSKSRFYLGSAIAETCKEDAMEPEVKEEDERRSSTPSPEIYVRRNKRYNEGGSSEEESKPDTSLQSHRLPSSYRGTWPIRRDLWANQQMGFSTQQSPSTTVHNDVASVMSFSSNSGTALSCSAEMQGDRRLGAKVDVVYNLLGMLGSTEGGEDMSATLLSMSTSIDNCLIMRQSGCLPLLVQLIHAPGQDPETRERASRALHNIVHAKSDERAGRREARVLRFLEQLRDYCQALRSSLETGQVPDDLERHPGPTIAALMKLSFDEAHRHAMCQLGVLHAVAELIEMDHMAHGSECDDPNCITLRRYAGMALTNLTFGDGNNKALLCSFREFMKALVSQLRSPSDDLRQVTASVLRNLSWRADTSSKQTLREVGAVTGLMKAAMEGRKESTLKSILSALWNLSAHCSTNKIDICAVEGALTFLVDMLSYVAPSKTLAIVENAGGILRNVSSHIAVREDYRSIVRERGCLQVLLQQLRSPSLTVVSNACGALWNLSARCPQDQRLLWDLGAVPMLRSLIHSKHKMISMGSSAALKNLLSARPGCNNLVHLDSTARGLGLPTLPSLVARRQRALEQEIDQNLAETCDNIEPSTSPTNKDDKFMFKVDHSFLGINARALRTYQLHNQPSTSSVKSNGVARSESRDSMRSVTSTHSDTMFERVNRHVMNGLSPTDIQIKQQSSSLHSAVGFDTGMTSDGHSKTSEKKYTLRYKNAIPDRLKSSETFNGLSDFRCTNSTISWSSAPDQESACSQNLLHSSVEDNLPQSISSKAGSQSSVSEETELVCGKTEYQCKPGIDKPSTLAFVSSDSPAKDVGFGNIYDKSVLSPLNNIQKAISPTVANGNLFYAETDLDQPTDYSLRYAERSLEDEDKQRSHYFASNEQELIHEDTVKTYCTEGTPHGISLNSSRAASASDLQEDNRLRNSTKKMQEQRKLQDKEEFNLECKVKLSDDNVEESGHSSAKSPSSLRTTLTQMSSNNLHYDEKNNMASNSTKIRSDVEECYEIENEIYENTDKFNQNFPVNGINSYVISALKASNDSGCKEFELKGDTRHMPCTLNINNSSECLDQVSDGDEDDEDLLTACINIGMQNNRHRHSFIGNNFDKIPRNESNLARYQTSVALDQMECNVLVESTANSLDTNRIACEETMSSDICENKVASSSPNINIACDYSQNTTMLNQKMVHNSITDDNLCNFSLPSNLRNSPILHETVVFDTEPSQQQYLSSMDTQSNEDMSSLVHNDLLEDERNAEDSETDKVSESLNDRIAENSMQQSYTKVTDSESSESIDSVEQSEHALLELCIQPGLTKTIENIKHNKATWKSNKDLDQCSSKQTNYSGESSQMHDTCEVDGVSREEVDGNQKSTMKNPDTPKHGKKEEMYRRQRDPDAMIASLDRLTATLVQQTEAIRERDSSAMKQSILSDTWNEDSPNEVSFPSISISAPIIASFKSDVPEEQTTITSECVETASSDGGHMTNSKIIQREAIKLAEAVDAEINKNELEMTSMTSMDLEAIKPPSTMGSLLSLTASYAGSGDYSETFVNRDRCNSTSLPPMQLKTSSFTDFKNCRKKSLPLGVVAKRALNQTQTHTGSLENLLNECSGSHLDSVKPPSMMDELPDVGDMENSMVSVASITSEVADPKDQDQSLTSSDAVFDLLKPVANVLSITCMRYAEAMQSSANNSLSECLENINPPSLFNEVCEMDESTMEQATETVCSDTLCIDVELRTEEAPHQIFTEKIDEGSNDTDEAVTPISSEYCLTSSAESTPKKRAHRNLTPKQKRTLAKERYKTYTIAAEMSRKEEERDKKENGSAREGKIPRGKCSPFSKLTPKQRRQEDRARFQTQVLENPFPQPSQEQQEADVREQENPETEPSSAVKSAIPTFTKLSGCKTLIKKRMEQKKNRERYRTRTLDDSECIFREAENNAAANTAEGGESNATRIAQSEEIQIMLQQNATIVLNTLNESTKVNETGEEPLLDCETISLVSNESESERNLRMRFLNGVSKKLIGACSQQMDEALESEQNQKETVEIETNRSQEDVRYADTVESESENESNNAEEQPRETKRPRIIKPGMVRDHSNDSNATDRSEPESPKAIRGRRKALYSNPITRKPTPQSSPLKQPNPVSGIPIGRSNTSPIVRATRATTLRQNNNSPSNGMKDSPKANSSPKIPSLTDGEKRTKKMSAAAKRASVPQKGSSLTFTKSVKRHSTPPTCSSNFQNDAKPDVKPLERQGTFTKDEPEVENAPLVVSTSSSPIKTKIAKPIKGATSKVYPTMVKPKIAPKTHQVHQSKVGKVAPEKLPKTAPLLVAPKRLPTGKVAATTKIPASNQTGVQAENGKIFRKIGPLGQRSNSNSSIVSNSSTGIQTRRLAKEATSKIASLWKKVEESKSKQRFEKPDTRQWVQPGSCANDVDGPSPMNTPSAFRLFRSSTFEGIPQENDDTESTLYKSKSKRPLVVGMQSSKAKYRNSCDLSGMNSNDAPCKIPVKSNDASTYKKDSVQVGDASVILRKSQNTESSAVEVDPTKRISRLGSFIRVDSANAEGSAQTYVNGGVRTPASAIVPPFNYNPKPDIPSQTTKITQNESENRFGTTDCHSDIVTASTRVTTV, encoded by the exons GAGGACGCGGAGGGCTGCTGCAAGAGGGCAGAAAGATTGCTGTCGGAAGAGTGTCGCGTGTCCCACGAGCCAGTAGGCGTCGGCGTGGAAGGTGTCTGCTCGTGGAGGGGCCAGAGGCGCCCCCACGGCATTGAGATACCTACGCCCCTGGCCAGCGTCGCGGCGCACGAGCTGGAGTCGTCCGTGAACGGCGCAGCGTTCAACCCCGTTGTCGTCGCAGCGGCGGCGGGATCAGCGAGATGCTCTACGTCGAGGAACGCGCTGAAAACGTCTTCGTCCTGCTCCTCCGCGTCCGTAAATGCAGCCAACTCCAAGTCGAGGTTCTACCTGGGCTCTGCGATCGCTGAGACCTGCAAGGAGGATGCCATGGAGCCGGAAGTGAAGGAGGAGGACGAACGAAGGTCGTCCACGCCGAGCCCCGAG ATTTACGTAAGGAGGAATAAACGCTACAATGAAGGTGGAAGCAGCGAGGAAGAGAGTAAGCCAGACACATCTTTGCAGAGTCACAGATTACCTTCCTCTTATCGAGGGACCTGGCCCATCAGAAGAGACCTTTGGGCCAATCAACAAATGGGATTCTCCACTCAACAAAGCCCGTCAACCACTGTACATAAC GATGTAGCCAGCGTGATGAGTTTTTCCTCGAATTCCGGCACGGCGCTGTCCTGTTCCGCGGAGATGCAAGGCGATCGACGATTGGGAGCCAAAGTGGACGTGGTTTACAACCTCCTGGGAATGCTGGGGAGCACGGAAGGCGGAGAGGACATGAGCGCGACGCTGCTGTCGATGAGCACTTCGATAGACAACTGTTTAATAATGAGGCAATCGGGATGCTTGCCTTTGTTGGTGCAGTTGATTCACGCCCCCGGGCAGGATCCAGAGACCAGAGAGAGAGCTTCGAGGGCTCTGCACAATATAGTACATGCTAAAAGCGACGAGAGAGCCGGACGTCGGGAGGCTAGGGTTCTCCGATTTTTAGAGCAATTGAGAGACTATTGCCAGGCGCTGAGATCTTCTTTGGAAACGGGACAGGTCCCCGACGACTTGGAGAGACATCCGGGACCGACGATAGCCGCGCTGATGAAGCTCTCGTTCGACGAGGCCCATCGTCACGCTATGTGCCAACTAGGTGTCCTCCACGCGGTGGCGGAGCTCATCGAGATGGATCACATGGCTCACGGGAGCGAATGCGACGACCCGAACTGCATCACTCTACGCAGGTACGCTGGAATGGCGCTGACGAACTTGACGTTCGGGGACGGGAACAACAAAGCGCTCCTCTGTTCCTTCCGAGAGTTCATGAAGGCGTTAGTATCGCAGCTGCGAAGTCCCAGCGACGATCTCAGACAGGTGACGGCAAGCGTCTTGAGGAATCTGTCGTGGCGAGCCGACACCAGCAGCAAGCAGACGTTGAGGGAAGTCGGTGCCGTGACCGGGTTGATGAAAGCAGCGATGGAAGGTCGAAAGGAATCGACGCTCAAGTCTATTCTGTCGGCCCTTTGGAACCTCTCCGCGCACTGCAGCacgaataaaatagatatcTGCGCCGTGGAAGGTGCCCTCACGTTTCTCGTGGATATGTTAAGCTACGTAGCGCCGTCCAAAACGCTCGCGATCGTCGAGAACGCCGGAGGTATACTGAGGAACGTCTCCAGTCACATTGCGGTCAGGGAGGACTACCGATCCATCGTGAGAGAAAGGGGATGTCTTCAAGTTTTGCTGCAACAGCTGCGATCGCCGAGTCTGACGGTCGTAAGCAATGCTTGCGGAGCGCTCTGGAACCTCTCGGCTCGATGCCCGCAGGACCAGCGATTGCTGTGGGATCTGGGCGCTGTCCCCATGCTACGGAGCCTCATCCACTCGAAGCACAAAATGATCTCTATGGGTTCCAGCGCGGCGCTGAAGAATCTGTTGAGCGCCAGGCCAGGGTGCAACAATCTGGTTCATTTGGACTCGACGGCTCGCGGATTAGGGCTTCCAACTCTGCCCTCCTTGGTCGCTCGGAGACAGAGAGCGCTGGAGCAGGAGATAGATCAGAACCTAGCCGAGACTTGCGACAACATCGAGCCCAGCACGTCTCCCACGAACAAGGacgataaatttatgtttaaggTGGATCACAGCTTCCTGGGGATCAACGCGCGAGCTCTGCGCACGTACCAGTTACACAATCAGCCCAGCACGTCCAGCGTAAAGTCCAACGGGGTCGCCAGGAGCGAGAGCAGGGACTCCATGAGGTCCGTGACGAGCACCCACTCGGACACCATGTTCGAGAGAGTGAATCGTCACGTGATGAACGGGCTCTCCCCTACCGACATCCAGATCAAACAGCAGTCCTCGTCGTTGCACTCCGCTGTCGGATTCGACACGGGGATGACCAGCGATGGTCACTCGAAAACCTCCGAGAAAAAGTACACGTTGCGTTACAAGAACGCTATCCCTGACCGTTTGAAGTCGTCCGAGACTTTCAACGGTCTCAGCGATTTCCGGTGCACCAACTCGACGATCTCATGGTCCTCGGCGCCGGACCAAGAATCCGCCTGTTCCCAAAACTTGCTCCACTCTTCGGTCGAGGATAACTTGCCCCAGAGCATCTCGTCGAAGGCTGGCAGCCAGTCCAGCGTGTCCGAGGAAACCGAGCTGGTGTGCGGGAAAACTGAGTACCAATGCAAGCCTGGGATCGATAAACCGTCGACGTTGGCCTTCGTCAGCAGCGACTCGCCGGCAAAGGACGTCGGTTTTGGCAACATTTACGACAAGTCCGTGCTGAGTCCGTTGAACAACATACAGAAAGCCATCTCTCCGACCGTCGCGAACGGCAATTTGTTCTACGCCGAGACAGATTTGGATCAACCGACTGATTACAGTCTGCGATATGCGGAAAGGAGTTTGGAGGACGAGGACAAGCAACGCTCCCATTATTTTGCCAGCAACGAGCAGGAACTCATTCACGAGGACACGGTGAAGACCTACTGCACCGAGGGAACACCTCATGGAATCTCGTTGAACTCCTCCAGAGCCGCGTCTGCTTCCGATCTGCAGGAAGACAATCGACTGAGGAATTCGACGAAGAAGATGCAGGAACAGAGGAAACTTCAGGATAAAGAGGAATTCAACTTGGAATGCAAAGTGAAACTCTCGGACGATAATGTTGAAGAGAGTGGACATTCTTCTGCCAAAAGTCCATCGAG TTTGAGAACTACGTTAACACAAATGTCGTCGAACAACTTGCATTACgatgagaaaaataatatggCGTccaattctacaaaaattaGATCAG ATGTGGAAGAATGttacgaaattgaaaatgaaatttacgaaaatacCGATAAATTCAATCAAAATTTCCCTGTAAACGGAATTAATTCGTACGTGATCAGTGCACTCAAGGCTTCTAACGATTCAGGATGTAAGGAATTTGAACTAAAAGGCGATACGCGTCACATGCCttgtacattaaatataaacaactcTTCCGAATGTTTAGATCAAGTCAGTGATGGAGATGAGGACGACGAAGATCTGCTTACAGCTTGCATTAATATTGGAATGCAAAATAATag GCACAGGCATTCATTCATAGGAAACAATTTTGATAAGATTCCGCGAAACGAAAGCAATCTAGCCAGGTATCAGACGAGCGTTGCTCTAGATCAAATGGAGTGCAATGTATTGGTCGAATCTACCGCGAACAGCCTCGACACGAATCGAATAGCATGCGAGGAAACAATGAGTTCCGATATTTGTGAAAACAAAGTTGCGAGCAGTTCGccaaatataaacattgcGTGCGATTATAGCCAGAATACAACAATGTTGAATCAAAAG ATGGTACACAATTCGATCACGGACGACAAcctttgcaatttttcattgcCTTCGAATCTGAGGAACAGTCCAATATTACACGAAACCGTAGTCTTCGACACAGAGCCGAGCCAACAGCAGTACTTGTCTAGCATGGATACTCAATCGAACGAAGATATGTCATCCTTGGTTCACAATGATCTTCTCGAAGATGAAAGAAACGCGGAGGACAGCGAGACCGACAAAGTCTCGGAATCCTTGAACGATAGAATCGCTGAGAATTCTATGCAGCAGTCTTACACAAAAGTAACGGATTCTGAGAGCAGCGAATCGATCGACTCGGTCGAGCAATCCGAACATGCGCTCCTGGAACTGTGCATTCAACCTGGATTAACGAAAACTATCGAAAACATTAAGCACAACAAAGCCACGTGGAAATCTAATAAAGATCTAGATCAATGTAGCTCGAAACAAACGAATTATTCGGGTGAGAGCAGTCAGATGCACGACACGTGCGAAGTGGACGGCGTTTCGAGAGAGGAGGTCGACGGAAATCAAAAATCGACAATGAAGAACCCCGACACACCGAAACACGGGAAGAAAGAGGAAATGTATCGGCGTCAGAGGGATCCCGACGCTATGATCGCCTCGTTAGACCGTTTAACCGCGACTCTGGTGCAGCAGACGGAAGCAATACGCGAACGCGATTCCAGCGCGATGAAACAGAGCATATTGAGCGACACGTGGAACGAGGATTCTCCTAACGAAGTCTCCTTCCCCAGTATCAGCATCAGCGCTCCTATCATCGCCTCGTTCAAGAGCGACGTGCCCGAAGAGCAAACGACCATTACCTCGGAATGCGTGGAAACGGCAAGTAGCGATGGCGGTCACATGACGAACTCCAAGATCATTCAACGAGAAGCTATCAAGCTGGCCGAGGCCGTAGACGCGGAGATAAACAAGAACGAGTTAGAAATGACGAGCATGACGTCCATGGACTTGGAAGCAATCAAACCCCCTTCCACGATGGGGAGCTTGTTGTCCTTGACAGCCAGTTACGCGGGTTCGGGCGATTACAGCGAGACGTTCGTTAACAGAGACAGATGCAACTCCACGTCCCTTCCACCGATGCAGCTGAAGACTTCGTCCTTCACGGACTTCAAAAACTGTCGCAAGAAGTCTCTTCCCCTCGGCGTGGTGGCTAAACGAGCTCTCAATCAGACTCAGACTCACACGGGAAGTCTAGAGAATTTACTGAACGAGTGCAGCGGATCACATTTGGACAGCGTGAAGCCACCGTCGATGATGGACGAGCTACCAGACGTTGGCGACATGGAGAACAGCATGGTAAGCGTAGCGAGCATCACGTCGGAGGTAGCCGATCCCAAAGACCAAGACCAGAGTTTAACCAGCAGCGACGCTGTCTTCGACCTGCTGAAGCCTGTCGCGAACGTCCTCTCCATAACTTGCATGCGTTACGCCGAGGCCATGCAGAGCAGCGCTAACAACAGCTTGAGCGAGTGTCTGGAGAACATCAATCCGCCATCTTTGTTCAACGAAGTCTGCGAAATGGACGAGTCGACGATGGAGCAGGCCACGGAAACCGTCTGCAGCGACACGTTGTGCATCGACGTCGAATTGCGCACCGAGGAGGCTCCGCACCAGATCTTCACGGAAAAGATCGACGAAGGTAGCAACGACACCGACGAAGCAGTCACTCCGATTTCTTCCGAGTATTGCCTCACCAGTTCAGCAGAGTCCACGCCCAAGAAACGGGCGCATAGAAATCTGACGCCTAAACAGAAACGAACCCTGGCCAAAGAAAGGTATAAAACGTACACCATAGCCGCGGAGATGAGTAGAAAGGAAGAGGAGAGGGACAAAAAGGAAAATGGTAGCGCGCGGGAGGGAAAGATCCCACGCGGGAAGTGTTCTCCATTTTCCAAGCTGACACCCAAGCAACGTAGGCAGGAGGACAGAGCCAGGTTCCAGACGCAGGTGTTAGAGAATCCTTTTCCTCAACCGAGTCAAGAGCAACAGGAAGCCGATGTCCGCGAGCAAGAGAATCCCGAAACGGAACCGTCGTCTGCCGTTAAATCTGCTATTCCTACGTTTACTAAACTGTCTGGCTGTAAAACGCTGATCAAGAAACGTATGgaacagaaaaagaatcgcgAGAGGTATCGCACGAGGACGTTAGACGACTCCGAGTGCATATTCAGAGAAGCAGAGAACAACGCCGCCGCGAACACGGCGGAAGGTGGCGAGTCCAACGCGACGCGCATCGCCCAGTCCGAGGAAATTCAAATCATGTTGCAGCAGAACGCTACCATCGTGCTGAACACCTTGAACGAGTCGACCAAGGTTAACGAGACCGGGGAGGAACCGTTGTTAGACTGCGAGACGATCAGTCTGGTGTCCAACGAATCGGAGTCCGAAAGAAATCTGCGAATGCGATTTCTGAACGGTGTCTCGAAGAAACTGATAGGTGCCTGCAGCCAGCAGATGGACGAAGCGCTGGAATCCGAGCAAAATCAGAAGGAGACGGTCGAAATTGAGACGAACAGATCTCAGGAGGACGTCAGGTACGCGGATACCGTGGAAAGCGAGAGCGAGAACGAGTCGAACAACGCCGAAGAACAGCCCAGGGAAACGAAGCGACCGAGGATAATTAAACCAGGAATGGTAAGAGATCACAGCAATGATTCCAACGCAACGGACAGGTCCGAGCCGGAGAGTCCTAAAGCTATTCGCGGCAGAAGGAAAGCTCTCTACTCGAACCCCATAACGCGCAAACCGACGCCTCAGTCGTCCCCGTTGAAGCAACCGAATCCTGTCAGCGGAATACCCATTGGTCGCAGCAACACCTCTCCCATCGTGAGAGCTACTCGAGCCACCACGCTGAGGCAGAACAACAACAGTCCAAGTAACGGTATGAAAGATTCTCCAAAGGCAAACTCGAGTCCTAAAATTCCTTCGTTAACAGACGgagagaaacgaacgaagaagATGTCAGCAGCTGCGAAGAGAGCGTCCGTTCCTCAAAAGGGATCGTCGTTGACCTTCACTAAATCCGTGAAAAGACACAGCACGCCTCCAACATGTTCCTCGAATTTTCAAAACGACGCCAAGCCAGATGTTAAGCCTTTAGAACGGCAGGGTACGTTTACCAAAGACGAACCGGAAGTGGAAAACGCGCCCCTGGTGGTCTCTACGTCCTCTTCCCCGATTAAGACGAAAATCGCGAAACCCATCAAGGGAGCCACTTCCAAAGTATATCCTACGATGGTGAAACCTAAAATCGCGCCGAAAACGCACCAGGTGCATCAGTCGAAAGTCGGGAAAGTAGCTCCGGAAAAGCTTCCCAAAACGGCACCGCTGCTGGTGGCTCCGAAACGATTGCCTACGGGCAAAGTAGCCGCGACTACGAAAATTCCAGCTAGCAATCAAACCGGCGTACAAGCCGAGAACGGTAAGATTTTCCGCAAGATAGGTCCACTCGGTCAACGATCCAACAGCAATTCCAGCATCGTCTCCAACTCGTCGACGGGAATACAGACCAGAAGGCTAGCGAAAGAAGCGACGAGCAAAATCGCGAGTCTTTGGAAGAAGGTAGAGGAGAGCAAGAGCAAGCAACGATTCGAAAAGCCTGACACCAGACAATGGGTGCAGCCAGGCAGTTGTGCCAACGACGTGGACGGACCTTCTCCTATGAATACTCCATCAGCTTTCAGATTGTTCCGTAGTTCGACGTTCGAAGGCATACCCCAGGAAAACGATGACACGGAGTCGACATTGTACAAGTCCAAATCGAAAAGACCATTAGTAGTGGGGATGCAGTCTAGCAAAGCGAAATATAGAAATTCTTGCGACTTGAGCGGAATGAATTCAAACGACGCACCTTGCAAAATACCCGTAAAGTCCAACGATGCATCCACCTACAAGAAAGACTCTGTACAGGTGGGAGACGCGTCAGTGATTTTACGGAAGTCGCAAAACACCGAGTCTTCCGCCGTGGAGGTAGACCCCACGAAACGAATATCGCGCCTTGGTTCCTTCATAAGAGTGGACTCTGCGAACGCAGAAGGCTCTGCACAAACTTACGTCAATGGCGGTGTGCGTACACCTGCCTCCGCCATTGTACCACCTTTCAATTATAATCCGAAGCCAGACATTCCTTCGCAGACAACCAAAATTACACAAAACGAGAGCGAAAATAGGTTTGGAACGACGGATTGTCACAGCGACATAGTCACAGCTTCTACGAGAGTAACGACAGTATAA